The genomic segment CTCTTATGCCTCCTTGATACAATCGAGCAGAGTAGATGTCACGATAATATTTCCAAGAATCACTTTTCTCGATTCAAGACAAGGGTTCCAATTGCTATCCTCCTCTAACAAGTGCAATTCTTTGATCATCAATCCTACTACTTGCACTTGGCGACTTAAATCATCGGCCATCACATTAGATTTTTCTGGATGATAGTTGATCGTACAATCATAgtctttcaaaaatttcaccCATCTACGATGTCTCAAGTTCAACTCTTTTTTGGgaaaacaagtacttaaggctcttgtgcTCTATAAAAACCTCAAACGTCACCCCATagaggtaatgcctccacttttcaATGCAAATACTACAGCTGCtaattccaaatcatgagttggataATTTCTCTCGCGAGCCTTTAACTTCCTGGAGGCATACGCTATCACCTTATCATTCTGCATCAATACACACTCCAATCCTTCTTTTAAAGCATCTGTGTAGACCATAAAACTATCATTTCCATTTGATAAAGCTAATACAGGTGCCTTGTCAAACAtctctttaactcctgaaaactttctTCACACTTAGGGCTCCAtataaatttttcacttttcttagtcaactcagtcatgggtctcgtaattttagaaaaatctttgataAACTTTCAGTAATACCCTACTAACCCTAAAAATTTCGAAATTCGATAGGATTTTCCGGTTGTTTTCACTTAGAAACTGCTTCAACTTTGGCCAGATCTACCTTAATTCCGTCCTTGGAAATTATATAACCTAAGAAGGTTATTTCCTTCAACCATAAttcacatttgctaaacttagcatacaactgATATTCCTTCAAAGTTTGTAAAACAactctcaaatgtttctcatgattcTCCAAAGTTTTAGAGTACACCAGTATATCGTCAATAAATACAACTACAAACTGGTTCAGATAAGGGTTAAAGATTctgtgcattaaatccataaaagctgcaggtgcattagtcaacccgaatggcatcactgcaaactcaaagtgtctgtacctcgagttaaaggcagttttaggtatatctttttccaaaattctcaattgataataacctTGCATGAGATCCAACTTTGAGAATACTACcaccccttgcaattggtcaaataactcatcaatgtggggtaaagGGTACCTATTCTTGATGGTAACATCATTCAAATctcggtagtctatacacattctcaagctaccatctttctttttaacaaacaaaacaataccggagctccccacggtgaatcacttTCTTTTATAAAGTCTCGCTGTAGCAAATCCTGcaattgcaatttcaactctttcaattcaattggagccattctatatggcgttttagagataggtgctacccccggagtcacatcaatcttaaaaacTATCTCCCTTTTCGGAGGCAAAGACTCTAATTCTTCAGAAAAAACATCTGGATACTCCTTTACTACAGGCATATCTTCTAAcctcaccttatcactaggagtatttataagaaaaacCAAATATTCTTGAACTCCCTTATTCAACATTTTTCTAACTCGAATTCCTGAAATatgagcagatgaggctaatctaTCCTTTATATCCAATTTTAGGGTTGCCTCTCCTGGAATGCACAATTCTACCATTTTCGTCTTACAATTCAACTGAGCATGGTAGCgagctaaccagtccatttcTAGGatgacatcataccccttaatatcTAAACCCATCAAATCGGCCAGTAACTTTCATTCTTTAACCCATATCTCGCAATCTCTTTACACCAAGTTAGCAAGTAAACTTTGTTCCCCAATAGGTGttctaacctccaagtcataaggTAGTTTAATTGGTTTTGcatctattccact from the Coffea arabica cultivar ET-39 chromosome 11e, Coffea Arabica ET-39 HiFi, whole genome shotgun sequence genome contains:
- the LOC113718060 gene encoding uncharacterized protein, whose translation is MLIEEVMDAVQSPVPESTPEEESFEEDPEENPEEEVPPDDYTEERRVNFAAFQFEGIARVWRDVIREKWERAQSPWIWENFTKEFNEKFLPPLIQEKREDEFIKLRQGTFSVVDSTEYQLSKCPSVPKERGSTQRSEKLASKQSSAGGSRSKVPARVYALDYQQIADATEVVEDIKGYDVILEMDWLARYHAQLNCKTKMVELCIPGEATLKLDIKDRLASSAHISGIRVRKMLNKGVQEYLVFLINTPSDKVRLEDMPVVKEYPDVFSEELESLPPKREIVFKIDDLLQRDFIKESDSPWGAPFVVVFIDDILVYSKTLENHEKHLRVVLQTLKEYQLYAKFSKCELWLKEITFLGYIISKDGIKVDLAKVEAVSK